The following are encoded in a window of Physeter macrocephalus isolate SW-GA chromosome 9, ASM283717v5, whole genome shotgun sequence genomic DNA:
- the GPR21 gene encoding probable G-protein coupled receptor 21, protein MNSTLDGNQSSHPFCLLAFGYLETVNFCLLEVLIIVFLTVLIISGNIIVIFVFHCAPLLNHHTTSYFIQTMAYADLLVGVSCLVPSLSLLHYPLPVEESLTCQVFGFVVSVLKSVSMASLACISIDRYIAITKPLTYNTLVTPWRLRLCIFLIWLYSTLVFLPSFFHWGKPGYHGDVFQWCAESWHTDPYFTLFIVMMLYAPAALIVCFTYFNIFRICQQHTKEISERQARFSSQSGETGEVQACPDKRYAMVLFRITSVFYILWLPYIIYFLLESSTGHGNRFASFLTTWLAISNSFCNCVIYSLSNSVFQRGLKRLSGAMCTSCASQMIAKDPYTVRSKGPLNGFHV, encoded by the coding sequence ATGAACTCTACCTTGGATGGTAATCAGAGCAGCCACCCTTTTTGCCTCTTGGCATTTGGCTATTTGGAAACTGTCAATTTTTGCCTTTTGGAAGTATTGATTATTGTCTTTCTAACTGTGTTGATTATTTCTGGCAACATTATTGTGATTTTTGTATTTCACTGTGCACCTTTGTTGAACCACCATACTACAAGTTATTTTATCCAGACTATGGCATATGCTGACCTCTTGGTTGGAGTAAGCTGCCTGGTCCCTTCTTTATCACTCCTCCACTACCCACTTCCAGTAGAGGAGTCCTTGACTTGCCAGGTATTTGGTTTTGTAGTATCAGTTCTGAAGAGTGTCTCCATGGCCTCTCTGGCCTGTATCAGCATCGATAGATATATTGCCATCACTAAGCCTCTAACCTATAATACCCTGGTTACGCCCTGGAGACTGCGTCTGTGTATTTTCCTGATTTGGCTATACTCCACCCTggtcttcctgccttcctttttcCACTGGGGCAAACCTGGATATCATGGAGATGTGTTTCAGTGGTGTGCGGAGTCCTGGCACACCGACCCCTACTTCACCCTGTTCATCGTGATGATGTTATATGCCCCAGCAGCCCTCATTGTGTGCTTCACCTATTTCAACATCTTCCGCATCTGCCAACAGCACACAAAGGAAATCAGCGAAAGGCAAGCCCGCTTCAGCAGCCAGAGTGGGGAGACTGGGGAGGTGCAGGCTTGTCCTGATAAGCGCTATGCTATGGTCCTGTTCCGAATTACTAGTGTATTTTACATCCTCTGGTTGCCATACATCATCTACTTCTTACTGGAGAGCTCCACTGGCCACGGCAACCGCTTCGCATCCTTCTTGACCACCTGGCTTGCTATTAGTAATAGTTTCTGCAACTGTGTCATTTATAGTCTTTCCAACAGTGTCTTCCAAAGGGGACTAAAGCGCCTCTCAGGGGCCATGTGTACTTCTTGTGCAAGTCAGATGATAGCTAAGGACCCTTACACAGTTAGGAGCAAAGGCCCCCTTAATGGATTTCATGTCTGA